The region CTTAAGGCAATAAGTAATTCTTCATTATAGATTAAGATATTTTTGGAGCTACAAACAAGAAAAAGTAATGTTCCTCCTAAGATATAAGCAAGATTTTGTTGAATCATTTGCATAAGATGTTGTATTTTTTGTTATATATGTGCATGTTTTCATACACATATATTTATTTTGTGAATAGTGTATGTACTACTGTTTTATCAAATACACGCATTTTCGGTGTATTTTTTGGATGTAGAAATTGTGTAGCTGCTTGTGCACTTGGTGGTAGAGTATGTTTTAAGGCTTGTGAAACGTGTGCATATGTATATGCATTTTGTTTCATTTGACTTGTATACTGTGTTTGTAAGCTATTTAATTGCTTTTGTTGTACTTGTGCAGTTTGTTCTTTCATCCATTCTTGTGACTTTTGCATTGCATTCTGTACAGCTTGTTTTGCTTTGCTACACGCATCTGTCATATGTTGTCCTGTTGTGTGTTGTACATGTAAAGTTTCTTGTTGTAAAGGACTTTCTTGGGTGATTTGTGCTTGTTCAGCTTTTTGATGTCTGACAAAAAGCACTTTCGCAATTTGTGGGAGAATATACTTGGTCAGTACAAGATAAAATGTACCAAATGTTGCACATAACCAAAAAAACTGAGAAAAATACGACGTAGGATCTAATTGTGGCATAACAACGACTTTGTTTAGAGAACAAGAAAATAAACTTATCCTTTTAGAAGGCTAATAAATTCTACAGCTACTGTTCCTCGAGCACGATAGTAGATAACTAGTAAAGCTAAACCTATTGAAGATTCTGCGGCAGCTACTGTAAGAATAAAAAGTGAGAAAAGCTGTCCTAGTATGTCATCTAAATACACAGAGAATACTAAAAAGTTACTGTTAACTGCTAATAACATAAGTTCAATTGACATTAACATGACTATAATATTCTTTCGATTTAAAAAAATCCCCCAGAGACCTAGAAGAAACAGACTACTGGTAAAACTAAGATAATACATTGGATTCATTATGTAAAATGATATGTTTAAACTTGGGTCTATATGTTTGACACATTAGTTCATGCTATAGTGTTAATGTGTTTCAGAGTAGTAGGATTTGAACCCACGACCACCTGTACCCAAAACAGGTACGCTACCAAGCTGCGCTATACCCTGTGACGTATTCTAGTGGATTCGAACCACTGACCTTCAGCTTAGAAGGCTGTTGCTCTATCCAGCTGAGCTAAGAATACATTTGAAAAAAAATAAGCCGAATTTTGTACGTTTAAAACGTGTGTTCATTTTTCTTAATGTATGATTTCTCATACGATTTTGCAACTTGTTTTACTGCCTATTGGGTTTCAAAAAATACAGAAAAGTTTTTCTGTTCATTTTCATGTATATTGCTGTAATACTTTCCCTAAGAAGTTTCTCGGAAGTAATTCACTTCAATTTTACTGCAGTTCGGACTTTCCTCCTTTACTTTTTAAAAGGCGAACACTTATTTTTTCTTATCTACTATTTTATTTTTATTCTGTGCGGATATAGATTAATGGTAAATTCTCTGTCTTCCACACAGATGATATGGGTTCGATTCCCGTTATCCGCATTTTTCACTTCTGCTTACTTGGTGAAATTGGTAAACACGACAGACTTAAAATCTGTTCCTTTTAGGTTATCGGTTCAAGTCCGATAGTAAGCAATATAACAATTTTCATTTTTTTGAAAAATAAAAAAAAAGATTTTATGACAAAAATATCTTCGCCGTTTCGTATGAAAGTTCTTCGAAAAATTGGTGTTTCATTATGGCCATGGCGTCATATGACTTTAAAACAAGTTGAGAAGTTAGATAAAATTGTTCAAAAGCAAAGTAAACAAACTTCGTTATTAGAAAGAAAAAAGAAACGTACACAGTTTGCTTATCAGTTACAAGCAAAACAAATTGTAAAAGCTTTATATGGAAATCTAAATACTTCGTATTTCATTTCTTTTTATAAAAAAAGTTTGAAAATGATTGGAAAATCAAATATTAATTTTTTTAGCCAATTAGAAAGACGCTTGGATTGTATACTTTATCGAGCAAATTTTGTAACATCTTTTCAAGAAGCTCGACAAGTGATCTCACACCAAAAAGTTTGTGTAAATACAGTAAAAATAAATAAACCTGGATATATCGTAAAACCGGGTGATATCATATCTTTTGTATCAGACATAAAAGATACTCAAGCACTAAGTATAACAAATTTTTTAAATAGACCAGCTACAATAAAAGCTTTAAATGATAAAGGTTCTTTACAAAGTAAAAACAATCGAGCTCTTTCTCCAACAAAAGTATTTTATAAACCAGTTCATTTAGAAATAAATTATCATACATTAACTATAGTGTATCTTTATACACCTCAACAGTTATATTACCCAGTACAACTTCCGTTACAGCATATTGCTCGTGTGTTTAATAAAGGGTAACTCATGTGTGCTAAAAAACAAAACACATGAGTTAATCATTTCCCTTTGTTAAACGTTTTACGTACATAGAAGCAATACATATACATACGTACATTATTTCTATACATACTACGAATACTACCCATAAATAAAGTTGTAAGTACAGATCTGGAGGGCATAAAAAGGCACTTATACATAAAGCACCTACATGAATATATTTTCTTATTGTATTAAATACCTGTATTGGAAAAGGCCATATTTTATATAAAATAAGGGATATCCATGGAAGTTGACTCACTATTTGCATAGCAATACTAAATGTTATAATAAATGATATATAATGAATGAGTCGTGGTACATGATGCCAAGTAGGAGCCATATTTGTATCAAGATATAAAAAAAAATGTATAACATTTGGTACTAATAGGTGCATTGTCACTACGTATGCAAGGATTGAAGATAGTATACTTCCTATACTTAGTATATAAATGTACTGTATTTCAGTTTCAAAACAACTTGGTAAAATAAACGTGAGTATAAAATAATAAATAATAGGGAACAGACACATACTACAAATATAAATACTTATTAAAATCATAGATTGAAGAGCTTCAGTAACATCAAGTGTTAAAAAAGAGGGTATTATATTTGGTAATACTTTAAAACATACTGCAGCATAATGGAATAAAAATACATCAGCATAACTAAAACAAATGCAAAAACAAAAAGCTAAACTCAAACAAGTATATATACTTTTCCAAAAAAGTTCTTGCATAAATTGTTGTATTGGTGTAATAATCATATTTTGTTTTTGCATATATATTTATTTTTTTCGGACGAGGTGGGATTCGAACCCACGGTACTTATGCACGTCAGTTTTCAAGACTGAGACCTTAAACCACTCAGACACCCGTCCTTTTTAGAGCGGGAGTAGGACTTGAACCTACATTTTTCAGATTATGAGCCTGACGAGTTACCAATTACTCTATCCCGCAGTATTTAGGTATGGCAGGATTTGAACCTGCAACCAGTAGGTTAAAAGCCTAATGCTCTACCATTGAGCTACACACCCTAGTATATTTACGGATAGAGGGACTTGAACCCCCACGAAACATGTTCATCAGAACCTAAATCTGATATGTCTACCAATTTCATCATATCCGCTATTTTTTTGGCTCAGTGGGACTTGAACCCACATATGCACTGTTATGAGCAGTGTGTTTTACCAATTAAACTATAAGCCGTTTCGTAGGGTCTTATAGTTTTTGTATAAGACCTTTTCAAAGAACCAATATTTGAAATTAAAATAAATTTTTTTATCCATTTTCAACCACCGGGGTCAAGCATGCTAATTTTGCAAACCGATTATTAGAATACGAAAAGAATAAGGAAAGCCATCATAAGAGCGAAAAGAGCAATTGCTTCTGTTAAAGCAAAACCTAAAATCGCGTATCCAAAAAGTGTTTTGGTTAATGATGGGTTACGAGCTACAGAACTGATAAATGATCCAAATACAATACCAATTCCGGCACCTGCTCCTGCTAACGCAATGGTGGCACAACCAGCTCCAATTAATTTTGCACCTTCAGCCATACAATAAATAGGATGCTTGCATCAACGCCAATACAGTTTCTATCTAGTATGTGGTTATCGCGTGTGTGTTTGCACACAAATATATTTTACACGCGACGTTTCTTTTTTGGACGGCATCCATTATGTGGAATAGAACTCACCTCCTTAATTTTTACTATTTTTATACCAGCCATTTTTAAACCTCGGAGAGAAGCTTCTTTCCCGTACCCAGGCCCTTTTAGACAAGCACTCACAACAGAAAGCTTCTTTTCTAGTGCAATTCTACCAATAGTTTCACCACTAGATTGCGCAGCATAACTTGTAGCACGACGTGAACCTTTAAAACCTTCAGTACCTCCAGAAGACCATGCTAATGTTTTTCCATCTAAAGTTGTTAATGTTACAAAAGTATTGTTTAACAAGCTTAATACATGAACAATCGCTTGTTCCTGAGAAGCAAATAATGTTTTGTTTGTCTGTTTCACTTTTCCTGTTACATTTGATTTTAAAAACTGATTTTTAGAAATACCTTGAATAAAGTTCATAAATATACAAAATTTTTTATACATGTAGTATGTTAAGCACGTAAAATTGGCTTTTTTTTCTTCCTTGTATTACGTGCATTGGTATGTGTACGTTGACCTCGAACAGGTAATCCTTGAGTAAAACGAAACCCTTTATAAATACTAATACGTACAAAACGAGAAATATCTTGTTGAATAACACGTTCTAGTTCTTGCCCAGTGACATGAAAACGATTTATAACTCTAGCAAGTTGATCTAATTGAGCACCATTTAGATGTTTCACTAATAACGATGAACGAAGTCCTAATTGATCACAGACTTGATTTGCTGTAAATGAACCAATTCCATAAATTTGTGTAAGAGCATTACGTACTTTTATATTTGGACGTAAGTTTTGTTGCATAAAAAAAACCATAAAATTACTTTTTTTTCCCTTCTTTACGTAAAATAATATCCGTTTTTCGACGTAAACCTTTTCCTTTATAAGGTTCAGGTATTCTAATTGAACGTAGTTGTGCAAGGACTTGTGAAACACGTTGTTTATCAATTCCAAATATCACTAATTGCGTAGGTTTCGGTGTAAACATACGAATATCATTCGGAATAAGACAAGAAACTGTATGACTTAAACCAACTTTAAATTGGACATGGGTAGGGGTACATGAAATTTTAAAACCAACTCCAACTGCTTCTAATTGCATCATATGTCCTTGTGTCACACCTGTTATTGATGATTCTAGAATTGTTGAAAAAGTTTTCATCATTGGTTTTGCATACTGATAATAGCTTTGTACCACTATTTGAGATATAGGTTTTTCTTTAACTTGTAAATTCATTAAATTAGAAGGATCGTATAATGAAATATCAATATGTAAAGTACCTAACGGTCCTTCCACAAGTAAAGTGTTTTGTTCAAATTGTACTTTTACTGAAGAAGGAATACTTATTTTTCTGATATAGTTATTTTGTGTATGCATACATACTTATTTTTTATTTTAGAATTTATACAGAATACTGTACTCTATTTATAAAAATTTAATTACAAATAAATAAAACTTCTCCACCTACATTTTCTTTAATAGCATCCTTATCTGCCATAATACCCTTGGGTGTAGATAGAATACGCACATGAAAACTATGTATACTACTACGTAGTTCGTGCACTGACATATAAACACGTTTTTTTGGCGATGAAATTCGTGTAAATTTTGTGTAACTTGTATATTCATTTTGCGGAAGTAAAACAACAACAATGCGTTTGTGTTTTCCAAATAATTGTATTCCCATACCATGAATATATCCATATAAATATAACACATGACAAATAGCCCAACCTATTTTTCCATATGGTAAAGAAACATATGTTTTTTTTGCAGATATACCATTACGTATGGTACAAAGAATATTGCTTATAGGATCCATAATACATTATTTTTTTGTAGAAAAATTTGTGGAGTTACCAACTTGCTTTTTTTATTCCTGGTAATGCACCCATAGCCATAAGCTCACGCATACGGATACGTGACATTTTTAAAAGACGATATACTCCCTTGGATCGACCAGTTTGTACACATCGATTTTTAATTTTTGTTGGTATACTATTACGGGGTAAAGAATTTAACTCTACACTCATATGAAAACGTATATGTTGTGGTAAAGTTCGGTCTTTTAACATTGCACGTAATATATTTCTTTTATGTTCTACACGTGAAAATAACGCACGCTTTTGTACATCTTTTAAATTTCTACGTTTCATAAGGAATAAATTTTTTTAGTTATGTTAATTTACCTCTTTGTTTTGGATTTTAACAGGTAATTTTATCCCGCTACAAATTAATAAAGTATTTTCAACTGTTTTTGCATTTGTATGTAAATGAATTGAAAAGCCATTTAATGTTTCAAAAACATTTACATGATTTTTTAAAGCAGGGAAAAAGAGTACTTGATCAATTCCAAAATGAACATTTGGTTGAGATTTACTCACTTGTATTCGTTTAAATTGTTTTATTTGTGGTAAAACTATATTCATACACTGCATAAGAAAATTATACATAAACTTATTTCTTAGTGTAACCTTCCATCCAACAATTTGCTTTTTTTTTAATTTAAAAGTAGCAACAGCTTTTTTTGCTCGAACTACGGTAGGTGTTTGTCCAGAAATACACTGCAAAGCGGTAAAAGCTAAGATACTTTGTTTTGGATCTGCAGAAACATTTTTACTTGTATAATGTATTCCAACTTTTTCGATGGAAGGTAAGTTAAAACTGGACCCACAAGATATTTTTACAAGTAAATCTCTTGCTAAAAGTTGTGGAATCAAAGAATGGTTTGTATTCATATCTTTGTATTTTTTAAAATTTTATATACGTATAACGTATTTAAACATTTGCTAATGATAATGAAAGAAGTTTGGTATGTTTTTTCATACGAAGTTCATAAGGAGTAATTCCTTGAATACGTGAACCTAATGGAGTTTGTTGAGGTGATAGTAACACAGCTGTATTTCTTGAACAACTCATTTGACTACCATCTGCTCTTCCTCCCATTTTTTTTGTTTCACATACAACTGCTTTATACAGATGTCCTTTTTTTACTTTACTTTTTTGTTTTCTAATTAAACTTTTGACCGAAACTATACATAATGTACCCGTATATCCGATAGACTGTTTAGTTTTGTCTAAAACTTTTACACACTTTACAACACGTGCTCCGGAATTATCTGTAATATCTAAGTTTGTACCTACTTGAATCATGAAAAATATATTTTTCTTTTTAACAACACATTTTAGTGTAATGACAGGATATGTGATGGTATAGGACATTTATGTAATGCCAATTTTAGAGCTTGAAGAGCTAAAGATTTAGGAACACCGTCAAGTTCAAACAATACTTGCCCTTTTTGTATACGGCAAATCCAATAGGATGGAGAACCTTTACCTTTACCCATTCTTACTTCTGCTGGTTTTTCACTTACCACAATATCTGGAAAAATACGAATCCAAATTTGACCTTGACGTTTTAATTTTCTCGTCATAACACGTCTCATGGATTCTATAACTGAAGCCTTTAACTTTCCTGTAGAACAAGCTTGTAACCCAAATGATCCAAAGTGTAATGTCTGTTTTTTTATTCCACTAACACGACCTTTGTGCATTTTTCTAAAAGAAGTACGTTTTGGTTGTAACATAAAATATCTGTTTTTACACTTTTTTATAAGAGACTATGATTTAAAAGACATCCAAACTTTTACCCCGAGCAAACCATGAGGTGTATAAGCAGAGGTCGCATGATAGTCAATTGTATGAGAAAAGACATGTAACGAAGTTTGCCCGTATTGGGTTTGTTCAACACGTGCCATTTCAGCTCCACCAATTCGTCCAGCAATAGCTATTCGAATACCTACGAGTTGTGGTGTTTTAACACATTGTTTTAATACATCTTGAAAAATACTACGGAACGGTTTCTTTTTATTTTGCTCAAATTGTAAAGCAATATAATGTGCAACAAAAGAAGCACTTGTAAACGCATTCTTAATTTTATAAGGTGTCCATACAACTTTTTTTTGTGTATACAATGCTAAAACATTTTCAATATGAGAGACATATTTAGTTATTATTTGATTTGTTTTTTGCTCAGAAGTATTTAAAATAGAAAACTGTTTTTTGTGCGTATACATATTTCTATTTTTTTTTAACAGTATTGCAGCCATAGTCTTATTTCTATGGTTTGAAACTACATGTTGCTGCGATGAACGATACTTCATAAGTAATAGTAAATGCATAAAACCAATATGTTGAAATGTTTCCCATTCCTTATGTTGAGCACCCAGACAAATAGCAAAAAGAGGATATCTTCCAAATTTTTCTTTTGCTGTTAAATATGCTTCAAAAGGATGTAAAAATTGCGTATTTGATTCCAGTGCAACATATTTTTTTCGAAGTCGTTGGTTCATTACTCTTGGTGAACAAAAAAAACTTTGTATATATATATGTTGTGGATTTGCTTGAACATGAGAAAGCGCTGTTTTTGTCCCAATACTTTCAAAAATAGAATGTACAAATTTCTTTATGTTTAAAGTTTTTTGTAATAAAGAACCATACATTCGATCACTAAACCAAGAAGCATCAAACTTTTTATTTGTATATAATCGTAATGCTGCCGGTGCAATTTTTTGAGCCATATTACTTCTTTTTTTTCACTTTTTTTTTATGGAGGGCTCGTTTTCTTGTCATCGCAAACTCACCAAATTTATGACCAACCATATCTTCTGTAACAAGTAATGATACAAATGTTTTACCATTATAAATATAGACTTGTTGATTAATAAATTGTGGTATGATCACGGATCTTCGAGACCAAATATTAATACGTTTGTCAAATGATTGTTGCAATACACTTACGTCCACAAAAGGACCTTTCCAAACTGAACGTGTCATACATGTTACTTTTTTTATGCGAAAGTGGCGAAATTGGTAGACGCGCTACCTTGAGGGGGTAGTGCAATTATGTGTGTGGGTTCAAGTCCCACCTTTCGCAAATACTTGTTTTACTTATGCCCACAACTTTGTAGTATATACTAAACGCTGTTTTATTTGTACTTGATGACCAAGTAAATGTTTGCATGCAAAAAGTAAACGATGTGTGAAAAAATCAGTGAGTGTATTTTTAATTGAAATTCGGGTTTTTTGAATCTGCATTATAAATTGTTCTCGCGATTTTTTATGAACATGTGGGGAACGTAAAACAGTAAACTTTTTCTTTTTTGTAGGTAAACCAACTACACGAGCCAGTTTACTCGGTTGACAAAGATCACATAAGACTTTTGTTTGTTGTTTTAGAGTATCAACTTCAAAAGCTTTTAATGTGACTTGAATTGAAATCATACAAAAAAACTCTTTTTTTTGATGCCAACGGTCGGACTTGAACCGAAGACCTTTCCCTTACCATGGGAACGCTCTACCAACTGAGCTACGAAGGCGTTACATAGTATTAAATATATTAATTTTATGTATAAACCCAAAGTATTGGAGATGACCGGACTTGAACCGGTAACTTCATGCTTGCAAAGCATGCGTTCTGCCAATTGAACTACATCCCCTTTTTTTTATTTCTTAAAAAATTCGGAGGAAATGGGATTCGAACCCATGGTATAGAGATCTATACGTTGATTTAGCAAACCAATGCCTTCAGCCACTCAGCCATTCCTCCTTAAAAGTTATTTTCTTTTACGTTTTATTTTAAAACAAAATCAATAAAAAAATATATATATGGCATTAGATCGTGCAGTTCTTTCTAAGAAAGTTAAAAATTTTACATTAAACTTTGGTCCTCAACATCCTGCAGCACATGGGGTGTTACGTTTAGTTCTAGAAATGAATGGTGAAGTTGTAGAACGTGCAGATCCTCATATTGGATTACTTCATCGTGGAACTGAAAAACTTATTGAATATAAAAACTACATGCAAGCATTGCCTTATTTTGACCGATTAGACTATGTTTCTATGATGGCACAAGAACATGCATATTCGTTAGCTGTAGAAAAATTATTAAATTGTGAAGTACCATTACGTGCACAGTATATCCGTGTTTTATTTTGTGAAATAACACGTATTCTAAATCATTTATTAGCTTTAAGTTGTCATGCAATGGATGTAGGAGCTCTAACACCTTTTTTATGGGCTTTTGAAGAGCGTGAAAAACTTATGGAGTTTTATGAACGTGTATCAGGTGCACGTATGCATGCGGCATATATTCGACCAGGTGGAGTTTCTCAGGATTTACCACTTGGGTTTTGTGATGATGTACATGTATTTTGTCAACATTTTGCTTCCCGTATTGACGAAATGGAAGAAATGCTTACAAATAATCGTATTTGGAAACAACGTCTTGTAGATATTGGTGTTGTAACCGCTGATGAAGCTATGCAATGGGGCTTCTCTGGAGTAATGTTACGTGGTTCTGGTGTTGCATGGGATCTTCGTAAAACACAACCATATGATGTGTATAATGAACTTGCTTTTGATATTCCTGTTGGTTCACGTGGAGATTGTTATGATCGTTATTTAATTCGTATTGAAGAAATGCGACAAAGTCTTCGACTTATTATGGAATGTATTAACATGTTACCAGAAGGGACTATTAAGACAGATGATCGAAAAATTACACCTCCTTCTCGTACACATATGAAAGAGTCTATGGAGTCTTTAATTCATCACTTCAAGCTTTATACAGAAGGTTTTGTTGTTCCGGCTTCTGAAACATATACAGCTGTGGAAGCACCAAAAGGTGAATTTGGTGTGTACTTAGTAAGTAATGGTTCAAATAAACCTTATCGCTGTAAAATTCGTGCACCTGGATTTGTACATTTACAAGGACTAGATTTCATGGCTAAAAACCATATGTTAGCTGATGTTGTAACAATTATTGGAACACAAGATATTGTATTTGGTGAAGTTGATCGTTAACAACATAAAACTTTATAAAATATGTCGGGAAAAACGGGACTTGAACCCGCACCCACTGGCGTGACAGGCCAGGACTCTAC is a window of Micromonas sp. RCC299 mitochondrion, complete genome DNA encoding:
- the rps19 gene encoding ribosomal protein S19 — protein: MTRSVWKGPFVDVSVLQQSFDKRINIWSRRSVIIPQFINQQVYIYNGKTFVSLLVTEDMVGHKFGEFAMTRKRALHKKKVKKKK
- the rpl5 gene encoding ribosomal protein L5 — protein: MNTNHSLIPQLLARDLLVKISCGSSFNLPSIEKVGIHYTSKNVSADPKQSILAFTALQCISGQTPTVVRAKKAVATFKLKKKQIVGWKVTLRNKFMYNFLMQCMNIVLPQIKQFKRIQVSKSQPNVHFGIDQVLFFPALKNHVNVFETLNGFSIHLHTNAKTVENTLLICSGIKLPVKIQNKEVN
- the nad4L gene encoding NADH dehydrogenase subunit 4L; translation: MNPMYYLSFTSSLFLLGLWGIFLNRKNIIVMLMSIELMLLAVNSNFLVFSVYLDDILGQLFSLFILTVAAAESSIGLALLVIYYRARGTVAVEFISLLKG
- the rps11 gene encoding ribosomal protein S11, whose protein sequence is MYKKFCIFMNFIQGISKNQFLKSNVTGKVKQTNKTLFASQEQAIVHVLSLLNNTFVTLTTLDGKTLAWSSGGTEGFKGSRRATSYAAQSSGETIGRIALEKKLSVVSACLKGPGYGKEASLRGLKMAGIKIVKIKEVSSIPHNGCRPKKKRRV
- the rpl16 gene encoding ribosomal protein L16, whose product is MLQPKRTSFRKMHKGRVSGIKKQTLHFGSFGLQACSTGKLKASVIESMRRVMTRKLKRQGQIWIRIFPDIVVSEKPAEVRMGKGKGSPSYWICRIQKGQVLFELDGVPKSLALQALKLALHKCPIPSHILSLH
- the rps10 gene encoding ribosomal protein S10, with the protein product MISIQVTLKAFEVDTLKQQTKVLCDLCQPSKLARVVGLPTKKKKFTVLRSPHVHKKSREQFIMQIQKTRISIKNTLTDFFTHRLLFACKHLLGHQVQIKQRLVYTTKLWA
- the rpl14 gene encoding ribosomal protein L14 encodes the protein MIQVGTNLDITDNSGARVVKCVKVLDKTKQSIGYTGTLCIVSVKSLIRKQKSKVKKGHLYKAVVCETKKMGGRADGSQMSCSRNTAVLLSPQQTPLGSRIQGITPYELRMKKHTKLLSLSLANV
- the rps14 gene encoding ribosomal protein S14, which produces MKRRNLKDVQKRALFSRVEHKRNILRAMLKDRTLPQHIRFHMSVELNSLPRNSIPTKIKNRCVQTGRSKGVYRLLKMSRIRMRELMAMGALPGIKKASW
- the mtt2 gene encoding hypothetical protein, producing the protein MQKQNMIITPIQQFMQELFWKSIYTCLSLAFCFCICFSYADVFLFHYAAVCFKVLPNIIPSFLTLDVTEALQSMILISIYICSMCLFPIIYYFILTFILPSCFETEIQYIYILSIGSILSSILAYVVTMHLLVPNVIHFFLYLDTNMAPTWHHVPRLIHYISFIITFSIAMQIVSQLPWISLILYKIWPFPIQVFNTIRKYIHVGALCISAFLCPPDLYLQLYLWVVFVVCIEIMYVCICIASMYVKRLTKGND
- the atp8_2 gene encoding ATPase subunit 8.2 is translated as MPQLDPTSYFSQFFWLCATFGTFYLVLTKYILPQIAKVLFVRHQKAEQAQITQESPLQQETLHVQHTTGQHMTDACSKAKQAVQNAMQKSQEWMKEQTAQVQQKQLNSLQTQYTSQMKQNAYTYAHVSQALKHTLPPSAQAATQFLHPKNTPKMRVFDKTVVHTLFTK
- the rps8 gene encoding ribosomal protein S8, with protein sequence MDPISNILCTIRNGISAKKTYVSLPYGKIGWAICHVLYLYGYIHGMGIQLFGKHKRIVVVLLPQNEYTSYTKFTRISSPKKRVYMSVHELRSSIHSFHVRILSTPKGIMADKDAIKENVGGEVLFICN
- the atp9 gene encoding ATPase subunit 9; translated protein: MAEGAKLIGAGCATIALAGAGAGIGIVFGSFISSVARNPSLTKTLFGYAILGFALTEAIALFALMMAFLILFVF
- the rps13 gene encoding ribosomal protein S13: MVFFMQQNLRPNIKVRNALTQIYGIGSFTANQVCDQLGLRSSLLVKHLNGAQLDQLARVINRFHVTGQELERVIQQDISRFVRISIYKGFRFTQGLPVRGQRTHTNARNTRKKKKPILRA
- the rps4 gene encoding ribosomal protein S4, producing the protein MTKISSPFRMKVLRKIGVSLWPWRHMTLKQVEKLDKIVQKQSKQTSLLERKKKRTQFAYQLQAKQIVKALYGNLNTSYFISFYKKSLKMIGKSNINFFSQLERRLDCILYRANFVTSFQEARQVISHQKVCVNTVKINKPGYIVKPGDIISFVSDIKDTQALSITNFLNRPATIKALNDKGSLQSKNNRALSPTKVFYKPVHLEINYHTLTIVYLYTPQQLYYPVQLPLQHIARVFNKG
- the rpl6 gene encoding ribosomal protein L6 is translated as MHTQNNYIRKISIPSSVKVQFEQNTLLVEGPLGTLHIDISLYDPSNLMNLQVKEKPISQIVVQSYYQYAKPMMKTFSTILESSITGVTQGHMMQLEAVGVGFKISCTPTHVQFKVGLSHTVSCLIPNDIRMFTPKPTQLVIFGIDKQRVSQVLAQLRSIRIPEPYKGKGLRRKTDIILRKEGKKK
- the nad7 gene encoding NADH dehydrogenase subunit 7, whose protein sequence is MALDRAVLSKKVKNFTLNFGPQHPAAHGVLRLVLEMNGEVVERADPHIGLLHRGTEKLIEYKNYMQALPYFDRLDYVSMMAQEHAYSLAVEKLLNCEVPLRAQYIRVLFCEITRILNHLLALSCHAMDVGALTPFLWAFEEREKLMEFYERVSGARMHAAYIRPGGVSQDLPLGFCDDVHVFCQHFASRIDEMEEMLTNNRIWKQRLVDIGVVTADEAMQWGFSGVMLRGSGVAWDLRKTQPYDVYNELAFDIPVGSRGDCYDRYLIRIEEMRQSLRLIMECINMLPEGTIKTDDRKITPPSRTHMKESMESLIHHFKLYTEGFVVPASETYTAVEAPKGEFGVYLVSNGSNKPYRCKIRAPGFVHLQGLDFMAKNHMLADVVTIIGTQDIVFGEVDR
- the rps3 gene encoding ribosomal protein S3, which encodes MAQKIAPAALRLYTNKKFDASWFSDRMYGSLLQKTLNIKKFVHSIFESIGTKTALSHVQANPQHIYIQSFFCSPRVMNQRLRKKYVALESNTQFLHPFEAYLTAKEKFGRYPLFAICLGAQHKEWETFQHIGFMHLLLLMKYRSSQQHVVSNHRNKTMAAILLKKNRNMYTHKKQFSILNTSEQKTNQIITKYVSHIENVLALYTQKKVVWTPYKIKNAFTSASFVAHYIALQFEQNKKKPFRSIFQDVLKQCVKTPQLVGIRIAIAGRIGGAEMARVEQTQYGQTSLHVFSHTIDYHATSAYTPHGLLGVKVWMSFKS